A single genomic interval of Corylus avellana chromosome ca10, CavTom2PMs-1.0 harbors:
- the LOC132163654 gene encoding UDP-D-apiose/UDP-D-xylose synthase 2, protein MAAARVDLDGKPIKAMTICMIGAGGFIGSHLCEKLMAETPHKVLALDVYNDKIKHLLEPAGSHPWSDRIQFHRLNIKQDSRLEGLIKMADLTINLAAICTPADYNTRPLDTIYSNFIDALPVVKYCSENSKRLIHFSTCEVYGKTIGSFLPKDSPLRQDPAYYVLKEDTSPCIFGSIEKQRWSYACAKQLIERLIYAEGAENGLEFTIVRPFNWIGPRMDFIPGIDGPSEGVPRVLACFSNNLLRREPLKLVDGGESQRTFVYIKDAIEAVMLMIENPARANGHIFNVGNPNNEVTVRQLGEMMTEVYSKVSGEPPLEVPTVDVSSKEFYGVGYDDSDKRIPDMTIINKQLGWDPKTSLWDLLESTLTYQHRTYAEAVKQAIAKPAAN, encoded by the exons atggCGGCGGCGAGGGTAGATCTGGACGGGAAGCCGATAAAGGCGATGACGATATGCATGATCGGGGCCGGGGGGTTCATAGGGTCGCACCTGTGCGAGAAGCTGATGGCGGAGACGCCGCACAAGGTGTTGGCCTTGGACGTATACAACGACAAGATCAAACACCTCCTAGAGCCCGCGGGCTCGCACCCCTGGTCCGATCGCATCCAGTTCCACCGCCTCAACATTAAGCAAGATTCCCGACTCGAAGGCCTGATCAAGATGGCGGATCTg ACGATAAATCTGGCAGCGATTTGTACTCCGGCGGACTACAACACGCGCCCGCTCGACACGATTTATAGCAATTTCATCGACGCGCTCCCCGTG GTTAAGTACTGCTCCGAGAATAGCAAGCGTCTCATTCACTTCTCTACTTGCGAGGTGTATGGGAAAACGATTGGGAGCTTTCTTCCCAAGGACAGCCCTCTTCGTCAG GATCCTGCATATTATGTTCTTAAAGAAGATACCTCCCCATGCATTTTTGGTTCTATTGAGAAACAGAGATGGTCCTATGCATGTGCAAAGCAATTGATTGAGAGGCTGATTTATG CTGAGGGAGCAGAGAATGGTCTCGAGTTCACAATTGTGAGGCCCTTTAACTGGATTGGACCCAGAATGGATTTCATACCCGGCATTGATGGACCATCTGAGGGTGTTCCAAGGGTTCTCGCATGCTTTAGTAAC AATCTCCTGCGTCGTGAGCCACTCAAGCTTGTGGATGGTGGGGAATCCCAGAGGACTTTTGTTTATATAAAGGATGCAATTGAAGCTGTTATGTTGATGATT GAAAATCCGGCCAGAGCCAACGGTCACATTTTCAATGTGGGCAACCCAAACAATGAAGTTACAGTCAGGCAGCTTGGTGAAATGATGACCGAG GTTTATTCGAAGGTAAGTGGGGAACCTCCTCTGGAAGTACCTACTGTTGATGTGAGCTCCAAAGAATTTTACGGTGTGGGATACGATGATAGTGATAAGAGAATTCCAGACATGACCATCATCAACAAGCAGCTTG GTTGGGACCCCAAGACTTCGCTTTGGGACTTGCTTGAATCAACACTGACCTATCAACATAGGACATACGCTGAGGCTGTTAAGCAGGCCATTGCAAAGCCAGCTGCCAACTAA
- the LOC132163820 gene encoding putative phospholipid:diacylglycerol acyltransferase 2 isoform X1: MASVLRFRKLCYVEPVRCSSLGFQSFETPKVDKKEEIVVSKVENEVLEKKKNKRQSKEWRSIDYCCWIIGYMCTTCWLLLFLYHCLPVTLPSFQVLESPGTRLKHEGLTALHPVVLVPGIVTGGLELWEGRPCSEGLFRKRLWGGSFAEIFKRPMCWLEHLSLHNETGLDPPGIRVRAVPGLVAADYFAPGYFVWAVLIENLAKIGYEGKNLHMAAYDWRLSFQNTEIRDQALSRLKSKIELMYVTNGYKKVVVVPHSMGVIYFLHFLKWVESPPPMGGGGGPGWCAKHIKAIMNIGPAFLGVPKAVSNIFSAESKEVAFIRAMAPSVLDSEILGLQTLEHLMRVSRTWDSTISLLPKGGETIWGNLDWSPEDGHGCDFVKKGQPSMSDNNLNSSNGRSCFQVKDPVKYGRMISFGKAASQLPSSQLPTHDSKEFLHTSASTNFNSSCGEVWTEYDEMSRESIRKISENKAYTARTLFDLLRSVAPKMMRRAENHFSHGISENLDDPKYAHYKYWSNPLETKLPDAPDMEIYCLYGVGIPTERAYVYKLAPSDKCKNIPFRIDSSADGDAGSGLKSGVYFVDGDESVPVLSAGFMCAKGWRGRTRFNPSGMATYIREYRHKRPASLLEGRGTESGAHVDIMGNVALIEDILRVAAGATGAEIGGDRIYSDIIRMSERINLRI; the protein is encoded by the exons ATGGCTTCCGTTCTTCGGTTTCGTAAGCTATGCTATGTGGAGCCTGTGAGGTGTTCGTCATTGGGTTTTCAATCTTTTGAGACCCCCAAAGTTGATAAGAAAGAAGAGATTGTTGTTTCGAAAGTTGAGAATGAAGtgttggagaagaagaagaacaagaggcAGAGTAAGGAATGGAGGTCCATAGATTACTGTTGTTGGATAATTGGATACATGTGCACAACTTGTTGGCTTCTCTTGTTTTTGTACCACTGTTTGCCGGTGACATTGCCCAGCTTTCAGGTGCTAGAATCGCCTGGGACGAGGCTTAAGCACGAAGGCTTGACTGCGCTTCATCCGGTAGTACTGGTGCCCGGCATTGTTACCGGCGGGCTAGAGCTTTGGGAAGGCAGGCCTTGCTCTGAGGGTTTGTTTCGGAAGCGGCTTTGGGGTGGTAGCTTCGCTGAAATCTTCAAgag GCCTATGTGTTGGTTGGAGCACCTATCTTTGCACAACGAAACAGGCCTTGACCCGCCAGGCATTCGGGTTCGTGCGGTTCCAGGGCTGGTTGCAGCTGACTATTTTGCTCCTGGGTATTTTGTTTGGGCTGTTCTGATAGAGAATTTGGCAAAAATTGGCTATGAGGGGAAGAATTTGCATATGGCTGCTTATGATTGGAGGCTGTCGTTCCAAAATACAGAG ATCCGGGACCAAGCTCTCAGTAGATTGAAGAGTAAAATTGAGCTTATGTATGTAACCAATGGCTATAAGAAAGTGGTAGTGGTGCCTCATTCTATGGGGGTTATTTATTTTCTCCACTTCCTAAAATGGGTTGAATCACCTCCTCCAATGGGGGGTGGTGGTGGTCCAGGTTGGTGTGCCAAGCACATTAAAGCAATCATGAATATTGGTCCAGCATTTCTCGGTGTTCCGAAGGCAGTTAGTAATATATTTTCTGCTGAGAGCAAAGAGGTTGCATTTATCAG AGCAATGGCCCCTAGTGTTTTAGATTCAGAAATTCTTGGCCTTCAGACGTTAGAACATCTCATGCGGGTTTCTCGAACTTGGGACTCCACCATTTCATTGTTGCCCAAGGGTGGTGAAACCATCTGGGGTAACTTGGATTGGTCTCCTGAAGATGGACATGGTtgtgattttgtgaaaaaaggaCAGCCCTCTATGAGTGACAACAATTTGAACAGTAGTAATGGAAGGAGTTGTTTCCAAGTGAAAGATCCTGTAAAGTATGGAAGAATGATTTCTTTTGGAAAGGCAGCATCACAATTACCTTCTTCACAGCTACCTACTCATGATTCAAAG GAATTTTTGCACACAAGTGCCTCCACTAATTTCAACTCGTCATGTGGAGAGGTGTGGACTGAATATGATGAGATGAGCAGGGAAAGCATCCgaaaaatttcagaaaacaAGGCTTACACAGCTAGAACTCTTTTTGATCTACTCCGCTCTGTGGCTCCAAAAATGATGCGACGTGCCGAGAATCACTTCTCTCATGGGATCTCAGAGAATCTTGATGATCCTAAATATGCCCATTACAAATACTGGTCCAATCCATTGGAGACCAA GCTTCCTGATGCTCCTGATATGGAGATATATTGTTTATATGGTGTTGGAATCCCCACTGAAAGAGCGTATGTGTACAAGTTGGCGCCTTCTGACAAGTGCAAGAACATTCCTTTCCGGATTGATAGCTCGGCAGATGGAGACGCTGGCAGCGGCTTGAAAAGCGGAGTGTATTTTGTGGACGGCGATGAGAGCGTGCCAGTTCTTAGCGCCGGTTTCATGTGTGCCAAAGGGTGGAGAGGAAGAACCCGGTTCAACCCATCTGGCATGGCAACATACATAAGGGAGTACCGGCACAAGCGTCCGGCGAGCCTGCTTGAGGGGAGGGGCACAGAGAGTGGTGCCCATGTAGACATCATGGGAAACGTTGCTTTGATTGAAGACATTCTAAGGGTTGCTGCTGGTGCCACTGGTGCAGAGATTGGAGGAGACAGGATTTACTCGGATATCATAAGAATGTCTGAAAGAATAAATCTTCGGATATGA
- the LOC132163820 gene encoding putative phospholipid:diacylglycerol acyltransferase 2 isoform X2 yields MKCWRRRRTRGRVLESPGTRLKHEGLTALHPVVLVPGIVTGGLELWEGRPCSEGLFRKRLWGGSFAEIFKRPMCWLEHLSLHNETGLDPPGIRVRAVPGLVAADYFAPGYFVWAVLIENLAKIGYEGKNLHMAAYDWRLSFQNTEIRDQALSRLKSKIELMYVTNGYKKVVVVPHSMGVIYFLHFLKWVESPPPMGGGGGPGWCAKHIKAIMNIGPAFLGVPKAVSNIFSAESKEVAFIRAMAPSVLDSEILGLQTLEHLMRVSRTWDSTISLLPKGGETIWGNLDWSPEDGHGCDFVKKGQPSMSDNNLNSSNGRSCFQVKDPVKYGRMISFGKAASQLPSSQLPTHDSKEFLHTSASTNFNSSCGEVWTEYDEMSRESIRKISENKAYTARTLFDLLRSVAPKMMRRAENHFSHGISENLDDPKYAHYKYWSNPLETKLPDAPDMEIYCLYGVGIPTERAYVYKLAPSDKCKNIPFRIDSSADGDAGSGLKSGVYFVDGDESVPVLSAGFMCAKGWRGRTRFNPSGMATYIREYRHKRPASLLEGRGTESGAHVDIMGNVALIEDILRVAAGATGAEIGGDRIYSDIIRMSERINLRI; encoded by the exons ATGAAGtgttggagaagaagaagaacaagaggcAGA GTGCTAGAATCGCCTGGGACGAGGCTTAAGCACGAAGGCTTGACTGCGCTTCATCCGGTAGTACTGGTGCCCGGCATTGTTACCGGCGGGCTAGAGCTTTGGGAAGGCAGGCCTTGCTCTGAGGGTTTGTTTCGGAAGCGGCTTTGGGGTGGTAGCTTCGCTGAAATCTTCAAgag GCCTATGTGTTGGTTGGAGCACCTATCTTTGCACAACGAAACAGGCCTTGACCCGCCAGGCATTCGGGTTCGTGCGGTTCCAGGGCTGGTTGCAGCTGACTATTTTGCTCCTGGGTATTTTGTTTGGGCTGTTCTGATAGAGAATTTGGCAAAAATTGGCTATGAGGGGAAGAATTTGCATATGGCTGCTTATGATTGGAGGCTGTCGTTCCAAAATACAGAG ATCCGGGACCAAGCTCTCAGTAGATTGAAGAGTAAAATTGAGCTTATGTATGTAACCAATGGCTATAAGAAAGTGGTAGTGGTGCCTCATTCTATGGGGGTTATTTATTTTCTCCACTTCCTAAAATGGGTTGAATCACCTCCTCCAATGGGGGGTGGTGGTGGTCCAGGTTGGTGTGCCAAGCACATTAAAGCAATCATGAATATTGGTCCAGCATTTCTCGGTGTTCCGAAGGCAGTTAGTAATATATTTTCTGCTGAGAGCAAAGAGGTTGCATTTATCAG AGCAATGGCCCCTAGTGTTTTAGATTCAGAAATTCTTGGCCTTCAGACGTTAGAACATCTCATGCGGGTTTCTCGAACTTGGGACTCCACCATTTCATTGTTGCCCAAGGGTGGTGAAACCATCTGGGGTAACTTGGATTGGTCTCCTGAAGATGGACATGGTtgtgattttgtgaaaaaaggaCAGCCCTCTATGAGTGACAACAATTTGAACAGTAGTAATGGAAGGAGTTGTTTCCAAGTGAAAGATCCTGTAAAGTATGGAAGAATGATTTCTTTTGGAAAGGCAGCATCACAATTACCTTCTTCACAGCTACCTACTCATGATTCAAAG GAATTTTTGCACACAAGTGCCTCCACTAATTTCAACTCGTCATGTGGAGAGGTGTGGACTGAATATGATGAGATGAGCAGGGAAAGCATCCgaaaaatttcagaaaacaAGGCTTACACAGCTAGAACTCTTTTTGATCTACTCCGCTCTGTGGCTCCAAAAATGATGCGACGTGCCGAGAATCACTTCTCTCATGGGATCTCAGAGAATCTTGATGATCCTAAATATGCCCATTACAAATACTGGTCCAATCCATTGGAGACCAA GCTTCCTGATGCTCCTGATATGGAGATATATTGTTTATATGGTGTTGGAATCCCCACTGAAAGAGCGTATGTGTACAAGTTGGCGCCTTCTGACAAGTGCAAGAACATTCCTTTCCGGATTGATAGCTCGGCAGATGGAGACGCTGGCAGCGGCTTGAAAAGCGGAGTGTATTTTGTGGACGGCGATGAGAGCGTGCCAGTTCTTAGCGCCGGTTTCATGTGTGCCAAAGGGTGGAGAGGAAGAACCCGGTTCAACCCATCTGGCATGGCAACATACATAAGGGAGTACCGGCACAAGCGTCCGGCGAGCCTGCTTGAGGGGAGGGGCACAGAGAGTGGTGCCCATGTAGACATCATGGGAAACGTTGCTTTGATTGAAGACATTCTAAGGGTTGCTGCTGGTGCCACTGGTGCAGAGATTGGAGGAGACAGGATTTACTCGGATATCATAAGAATGTCTGAAAGAATAAATCTTCGGATATGA
- the LOC132163820 gene encoding putative phospholipid:diacylglycerol acyltransferase 2 isoform X3: protein MCWLEHLSLHNETGLDPPGIRVRAVPGLVAADYFAPGYFVWAVLIENLAKIGYEGKNLHMAAYDWRLSFQNTEIRDQALSRLKSKIELMYVTNGYKKVVVVPHSMGVIYFLHFLKWVESPPPMGGGGGPGWCAKHIKAIMNIGPAFLGVPKAVSNIFSAESKEVAFIRAMAPSVLDSEILGLQTLEHLMRVSRTWDSTISLLPKGGETIWGNLDWSPEDGHGCDFVKKGQPSMSDNNLNSSNGRSCFQVKDPVKYGRMISFGKAASQLPSSQLPTHDSKEFLHTSASTNFNSSCGEVWTEYDEMSRESIRKISENKAYTARTLFDLLRSVAPKMMRRAENHFSHGISENLDDPKYAHYKYWSNPLETKLPDAPDMEIYCLYGVGIPTERAYVYKLAPSDKCKNIPFRIDSSADGDAGSGLKSGVYFVDGDESVPVLSAGFMCAKGWRGRTRFNPSGMATYIREYRHKRPASLLEGRGTESGAHVDIMGNVALIEDILRVAAGATGAEIGGDRIYSDIIRMSERINLRI, encoded by the exons ATGTGTTGGTTGGAGCACCTATCTTTGCACAACGAAACAGGCCTTGACCCGCCAGGCATTCGGGTTCGTGCGGTTCCAGGGCTGGTTGCAGCTGACTATTTTGCTCCTGGGTATTTTGTTTGGGCTGTTCTGATAGAGAATTTGGCAAAAATTGGCTATGAGGGGAAGAATTTGCATATGGCTGCTTATGATTGGAGGCTGTCGTTCCAAAATACAGAG ATCCGGGACCAAGCTCTCAGTAGATTGAAGAGTAAAATTGAGCTTATGTATGTAACCAATGGCTATAAGAAAGTGGTAGTGGTGCCTCATTCTATGGGGGTTATTTATTTTCTCCACTTCCTAAAATGGGTTGAATCACCTCCTCCAATGGGGGGTGGTGGTGGTCCAGGTTGGTGTGCCAAGCACATTAAAGCAATCATGAATATTGGTCCAGCATTTCTCGGTGTTCCGAAGGCAGTTAGTAATATATTTTCTGCTGAGAGCAAAGAGGTTGCATTTATCAG AGCAATGGCCCCTAGTGTTTTAGATTCAGAAATTCTTGGCCTTCAGACGTTAGAACATCTCATGCGGGTTTCTCGAACTTGGGACTCCACCATTTCATTGTTGCCCAAGGGTGGTGAAACCATCTGGGGTAACTTGGATTGGTCTCCTGAAGATGGACATGGTtgtgattttgtgaaaaaaggaCAGCCCTCTATGAGTGACAACAATTTGAACAGTAGTAATGGAAGGAGTTGTTTCCAAGTGAAAGATCCTGTAAAGTATGGAAGAATGATTTCTTTTGGAAAGGCAGCATCACAATTACCTTCTTCACAGCTACCTACTCATGATTCAAAG GAATTTTTGCACACAAGTGCCTCCACTAATTTCAACTCGTCATGTGGAGAGGTGTGGACTGAATATGATGAGATGAGCAGGGAAAGCATCCgaaaaatttcagaaaacaAGGCTTACACAGCTAGAACTCTTTTTGATCTACTCCGCTCTGTGGCTCCAAAAATGATGCGACGTGCCGAGAATCACTTCTCTCATGGGATCTCAGAGAATCTTGATGATCCTAAATATGCCCATTACAAATACTGGTCCAATCCATTGGAGACCAA GCTTCCTGATGCTCCTGATATGGAGATATATTGTTTATATGGTGTTGGAATCCCCACTGAAAGAGCGTATGTGTACAAGTTGGCGCCTTCTGACAAGTGCAAGAACATTCCTTTCCGGATTGATAGCTCGGCAGATGGAGACGCTGGCAGCGGCTTGAAAAGCGGAGTGTATTTTGTGGACGGCGATGAGAGCGTGCCAGTTCTTAGCGCCGGTTTCATGTGTGCCAAAGGGTGGAGAGGAAGAACCCGGTTCAACCCATCTGGCATGGCAACATACATAAGGGAGTACCGGCACAAGCGTCCGGCGAGCCTGCTTGAGGGGAGGGGCACAGAGAGTGGTGCCCATGTAGACATCATGGGAAACGTTGCTTTGATTGAAGACATTCTAAGGGTTGCTGCTGGTGCCACTGGTGCAGAGATTGGAGGAGACAGGATTTACTCGGATATCATAAGAATGTCTGAAAGAATAAATCTTCGGATATGA